One genomic segment of Polyodon spathula isolate WHYD16114869_AA chromosome 35, ASM1765450v1, whole genome shotgun sequence includes these proteins:
- the calm3a gene encoding calmodulin 3a (phosphorylase kinase, delta), whose product MADQLTEEQIAEFKEAFSLFDKDGDGTITTKELGTVMRSLGQNPTEAELQDMINEVDADGNGTIDFPEFLTMMARKMKDTDSEEEIREAFRVFDKDGNGYISAAELRHVMTNLGEKLTDEEVDEMIREADIDGDGQVNYEEFVQMMTAK is encoded by the exons ATG GCTGACCAACTCACCGAAGAACAGATCGCAG AGTTCAAAGAGGCTTTCTCCCTGTTTGATAAGGATGGCGATGGCACCATCACCACAAAAGAATTGGGCACTGTAATGAGATCATTGGGACAGAACCCCACTGAGGCAGAGCTCCAGGATATGATCAATGAGGTGGATGCTGATG GCAATGGTACAATCGACTTTCCAGAATTCCTCACCATGATGGCACGGAAGATGAAAGACACAGACAGTGAGGAGGAGATCAGAGAAGCCTTCAGAGTATTTGATAAG GATGGCAATGGTTACATCAGTGCGGCAGAGTTGCGTCACGTTATGACAAACCTGGGGGAGAAGCTGACAGATGAGGAGGTGGATGAGATGATCAGGGAGGCAGACATCGATGGCGATGGACAGGTCAATTACGAAG